Proteins from a single region of Desulfovermiculus halophilus DSM 18834:
- a CDS encoding type II toxin-antitoxin system HigB family toxin — translation MISRPLQPKPARDKKFKFALTGYISQKGKFPIDGKQVLGYQYMNVVARPTLIEYEKKYPNAKDWLQTWYYQVKHAKWQNFVELKAEYPSTDYVGNDRYVFDAKGNHYRLIVAIRFQAQMVYIRWFGTHAEYDKLPDASAV, via the coding sequence CTTCAACCGAAACCTGCAAGAGACAAGAAATTTAAATTTGCTCTCACAGGATATATTTCCCAAAAAGGGAAATTTCCCATTGACGGAAAACAGGTTCTGGGTTATCAATATATGAACGTTGTCGCGCGACCTACGCTGATTGAGTATGAAAAAAAATATCCCAATGCCAAAGATTGGCTCCAGACCTGGTATTATCAAGTAAAGCATGCAAAGTGGCAAAACTTTGTGGAATTAAAGGCTGAATATCCCAGCACGGACTACGTGGGCAATGATCGATATGTGTTTGATGCGAAAGGAAATCACTATCGTTTAATTGTAGCTATCAGATTTCAAGCTCAAATGGTCTACATCCGCTGGTTTGGCACCCATGCAGAGTATGACAAACTCCCAGACGCCTCCGCAGTGTAA
- a CDS encoding ImmA/IrrE family metallo-endopeptidase: MVIGLIKNETEYQQALDRIEELLAEPANNEETERELELLGHLVDKYESEQFPIEYPDPVKAIKNRMEDLGLRQKDLTPIVGSSSKVSEVLNYKRRLSLPMMRALNKHLKIPPEVLLQEDPETLPEEEPEIDWQKFHVQEIVHRGWVQIGTHIKDHAEEIVRYLYDLAGQRTPNSQGAMLRQGGYGGHRADPYALQTWLLMVMAKANYFDQYCSQTVAGYDPEHITQDLLSNLARLSVHGEQAPLLARDYLAQLGIKLIFEKRLRHTYLDGACLLMEDGTPVIGLTLRHDRIDAFWFTLMHEIAHLKLHISQEQRFIIDENIQYSMEDKEKEASAYAAQIFIPDHVWNEHPARVSGRKRDILDLADKLELHPAIIAGRVRYERNNFKILHNLVGHGVMRSHCERQGVFDPVECSPTLSVN; this comes from the coding sequence ATGGTTATTGGACTGATTAAAAACGAGACTGAATATCAACAGGCCCTGGATCGGATTGAGGAGCTGTTGGCTGAACCTGCGAATAATGAAGAGACTGAACGAGAACTGGAGCTCTTGGGGCATCTTGTTGATAAATATGAAAGTGAACAATTCCCCATTGAATATCCGGATCCTGTGAAAGCTATCAAGAATCGGATGGAAGACCTGGGACTGAGGCAAAAGGATCTGACTCCCATTGTTGGCTCATCGTCAAAAGTTTCCGAGGTCTTAAATTATAAACGGCGCTTGTCTCTGCCCATGATGAGGGCTCTGAACAAGCACCTCAAGATTCCGCCTGAGGTCTTATTGCAGGAAGATCCGGAGACCCTTCCGGAAGAGGAACCTGAAATAGACTGGCAGAAGTTTCATGTCCAAGAGATTGTTCATCGCGGATGGGTACAAATTGGTACTCATATCAAGGACCATGCTGAAGAGATCGTCCGGTATCTCTATGACCTGGCCGGGCAAAGGACGCCAAATAGCCAAGGGGCAATGCTTCGTCAAGGTGGGTATGGCGGACACAGAGCAGACCCTTATGCTTTGCAAACCTGGCTGTTGATGGTCATGGCCAAGGCGAATTATTTTGACCAATACTGCTCTCAGACAGTAGCAGGCTATGATCCTGAGCATATCACCCAAGACCTTCTTTCTAATTTGGCCCGCTTGAGCGTCCACGGCGAACAGGCCCCTTTACTGGCCAGGGATTACTTGGCCCAGTTAGGCATCAAGCTCATCTTTGAAAAACGTCTCCGACACACATATCTGGATGGGGCTTGCCTGCTCATGGAAGACGGAACACCAGTTATCGGTCTGACCCTGCGACATGATAGAATAGACGCTTTTTGGTTCACATTGATGCATGAGATCGCCCACCTCAAATTGCACATCTCCCAAGAACAAAGGTTCATAATCGACGAGAATATCCAGTACAGCATGGAGGACAAAGAAAAAGAGGCCTCTGCCTATGCAGCCCAAATTTTCATTCCGGATCACGTCTGGAATGAGCATCCGGCCCGAGTATCTGGCAGAAAAAGGGATATCCTGGATTTGGCCGACAAGCTTGAGCTCCATCCGGCAATCATTGCCGGAAGGGTTCGGTATGAACGGAACAACTTTAAAATATTACATAACTTGGTTGGTCATGGGGTAATGAGGTCACATTGTGAACGGCAAGGTGTGTTTGATCCGGTGGAATGTTCGCCAACGTTATCTGTAAATTAA
- a CDS encoding type II toxin-antitoxin system MqsA family antitoxin has protein sequence MSIKNGTTCPVCGQGRIYKEFKQEGFEYKGQKLILENHPIFVCDTCGKEFVTAKDAKQFDDEVTRFFDKVNSDSQVMQKWIAESEHRYKAYKEGRSKPISINDIKQKYDLS, from the coding sequence ATGAGTATCAAGAACGGAACGACATGTCCTGTTTGCGGACAGGGTCGCATATACAAAGAATTCAAGCAGGAAGGGTTTGAATATAAAGGACAAAAGTTGATTCTTGAGAACCATCCAATATTTGTCTGCGATACATGTGGCAAAGAATTTGTCACAGCTAAGGATGCAAAGCAGTTTGATGATGAAGTGACGAGATTTTTTGATAAAGTAAACAGTGATTCCCAGGTAATGCAAAAGTGGATTGCAGAGTCGGAACATCGCTATAAAGCATATAAGGAAGGAAGAAGTAAACCCATAAGTATAAACGATATAAAGCAAAAATATGACCTAAGCTGA
- a CDS encoding addiction module protein, with protein sequence MENSIDIQRMSKEEKLIIMEKIWEDLSKDDTDLSSPSWHQRELQKTEERFCAGKENIMDWEEAKKELRKISE encoded by the coding sequence ATGGAAAACAGCATAGATATTCAACGTATGTCTAAAGAAGAAAAATTGATAATCATGGAAAAAATTTGGGAGGACTTATCCAAAGATGATACTGATCTCAGTTCTCCAAGTTGGCATCAAAGAGAACTGCAGAAAACAGAAGAACGTTTTTGCGCTGGAAAGGAAAATATAATGGATTGGGAAGAAGCTAAAAAAGAGCTTAGGAAGATTTCTGAATGA
- a CDS encoding type II toxin-antitoxin system RelE/ParE family toxin codes for MKFLKLLSSAIEDLYAGRVFYERQGEGLGEYFYDSLFSDIDSLRLYAGIHPQHFGFYRMLAKRFPYAIYYRLKNKNDVLVYRILDMRQDPNKIRESLK; via the coding sequence ATGAAGTTTCTCAAACTGCTCTCTTCCGCAATAGAAGACTTATATGCAGGTCGAGTATTCTATGAAAGGCAAGGAGAAGGTTTGGGTGAATATTTTTATGATTCACTTTTTTCTGATATTGATTCCTTAAGACTTTATGCTGGAATTCATCCACAGCATTTCGGATTCTATCGCATGCTGGCTAAGAGATTTCCATACGCGATCTATTATCGGCTTAAGAATAAAAATGATGTTCTCGTATATAGAATACTTGACATGCGTCAAGATCCGAACAAAATCAGAGAGTCTTTGAAATAA
- a CDS encoding DEAD/DEAH box helicase, whose amino-acid sequence MIPSILSQQINQGINDFLSTTFHSTNPFFHGMLDRFLNQDGNLSKGPYISLQLPFQKGSSQKFFPEIPLGFTPHLHQELAFARLSGLNPLPSIIASGTGSGKTECFSQPILEHCRTSDQPGIKAILIYPMNALAYDQAGRLAETIWKTPSLHSKVTAGLFVGQQTAEACSSMTETSIITDKDILRQSPPDILLTNYKMLDYLLVRARDARLWAENAPETLRFVVVDELHTFDGAQGTDLACLLRRLKARLGTPEGYLCPIGTSATLGDAESKEQLITYAQQVFGEPFDHDSVISEYRQNAEDFLRGQLIKYMDIPDSIQALSPESYDTAQDYLTNQIRLWTGLEVSPEAEDDSWRLGLGKALKGHVLVHNLLRVMDGRVRSVQDIISELAEASSQLKNGGPEYTRLLLNSLLACISVAKSEEDGQIRPFVYARVQHWYREMRRMVCAVSRTPELRFSDDLTEDQRKYHLPLLHCRECGQTGWIGRLPLHGSTLQTDLKSIYVDYFSKQPSQRLTSMFPEEDGSQASSFPGYRMGLCPGCLNLGRKSSGECPGCGQNGLIPVLVPEAASQHCPSCGAHNSLTLLGSRSASLTSVMIGQLMASRYNSDPKCITFSDNVQDAAHRAGFFGARTYRFTFRAALQHYVQGQAEGHSLARVAADMPTYWQNRMERESFAATFLPPNLTWLQDVDHLERHDHLPAKSDLGDLISRRLRFETVSEYGFGSRIGRTLEKSGASVIRPDVQKLGQVVELLGQMLPNEMEELRTAFTNGQGDGQTLGQGDGQTQALPLRNHPDADITCRGGSCVRPAENTTAPTNIEHTLTSFLLGLIIQIKAMGGIFDPDLEHYIRDWGKVYLLSQKHRMWMPNFGPKTRTPGFVTTRPGMDRFPQLTLSGSRSSWFEWWAYRHFPDLALRQPTPVQRFYGLVFSCLQDHGLVRDQFQDGHHIYGLEPENMLVSNQVLQCRCSHCGHCISGAASDQDILEDMFCLRRGCRGTYESAGQGMDYYGRLYSFGKISRLVAKEHTGLLERETREELERKFKAQDGIRKPWYPNLLSSTPTLEMGIDIGDLSTTMQCSVPPTQANYIQRIGRSGRKNGNGLNLTVAAGQAHDLYFFASPLEMIAGQVLPPGVFLDASAVLERQYTAFCLDRWVQTSDQAEPVPSRLGTVLDTFQRDKTTVFPKNFIHYVHGHQSQLFQSFCALFAKELSQDSINHLERFVWGDSQDAPGLTYRILVRLYDLLRERRGLKTQVDRLYREIKRRENSPAKDKNYEQEMEELRKERSGLMALIKGINAKDTYNFLTDEGLLPNYAFPEQGIQLRSIIYRKRSTRQKEQSAFETFSFEYERPAKSGLRELAPGNRFYAEGRRVEVDRIDLKQASVEPWRLCANCPHSEPEATAKDHAVCPRCGSPLWSDQGRKQDLVRLRQVMAKSPDWASRITDDADEREPTFYTTQLLVDVEPDSIQDAYQIDDPQCPFGFEFISKATFRDINFGPLGQNGHPLQVAGEEVERPGFVLCRHCGKVQKQNGKIEHAYGCPARDKESDATFVRSVFLYREFTSEAIKILLPVTGYEASKQRLDSFVAALQLGLRHHFGGSAYAIDHLQTTVSQEPVPDSSLRKQYLVLFDTVPGGTGFLKQLMRSETMLTILDKALETLNTCSCQQDPEKDGCYNCLLAYRNSYSMPTTSRQTAINMLSTILASRDTLRQVPNLQNIRVDGLGESELEVLFLEGVQRLTRQGWTVDLRKEVIRGKPGNFLRMGDQAYELEPQVELGAADGVAVPSRADFVIWPARSRQEGKPVAVFTDGLSFHRTRMGQDTAQRMALVQSGCFHVWSLTWKDVHAQVANKPDRVADFLHPKDSRMGRKQFVQLLSKLDLEGFRELHTKDSFSLLAQYLGAPRPKDMQKYALAQAVSLLDLSGSNDPEVRNTWMEILADSAPEPVLQEIRTQLDHGLIGNLESGPIQLFVFARKKALQSADPHGLRIVCCLDDQEEAQEKPGFERSWINYLRLFNIFQFLPHAVFVTTQGLRQNIYADLELAFSDQNSAQGSASPSEENHTWQEAFDLAHPKTHQLLEAMRREGWPAPEVGFDITVNERVVAQAELAWPEEKIVYLLEDQVADLDLLQQSGWSVQTITQAQTMN is encoded by the coding sequence ATGATCCCATCCATCCTTTCCCAGCAGATCAATCAGGGCATCAATGATTTTCTATCCACCACCTTTCATTCCACCAATCCCTTTTTCCATGGCATGCTGGACCGCTTCCTAAACCAGGACGGAAACTTAAGCAAAGGACCATACATATCCTTGCAACTGCCCTTTCAAAAAGGCAGCAGTCAGAAATTTTTCCCTGAAATCCCTCTGGGCTTTACCCCGCATCTGCACCAGGAGCTGGCCTTTGCCCGTCTGTCAGGCCTGAATCCCCTCCCCTCTATTATCGCTTCCGGCACTGGATCGGGCAAGACGGAATGCTTTTCACAGCCCATTTTGGAGCACTGCCGCACATCTGATCAGCCCGGAATCAAGGCCATTCTCATCTACCCCATGAACGCCCTGGCCTATGACCAGGCCGGACGCCTGGCCGAGACCATCTGGAAAACGCCCAGCCTGCACTCCAAGGTCACAGCCGGGCTGTTCGTTGGGCAGCAGACGGCAGAGGCCTGCTCCAGCATGACCGAGACCTCCATCATCACGGACAAAGACATCCTGCGTCAGAGCCCGCCCGATATTTTGCTGACCAACTACAAGATGCTGGACTACCTCCTGGTCCGGGCCAGGGATGCTCGGCTGTGGGCTGAAAATGCACCGGAAACCCTTCGTTTTGTGGTTGTGGACGAGCTGCACACCTTTGACGGAGCTCAGGGAACGGACCTGGCCTGCCTGCTGCGCCGGCTGAAGGCCAGGCTGGGAACTCCAGAAGGATACCTCTGCCCCATCGGAACTTCAGCCACTCTGGGGGACGCGGAGTCCAAGGAGCAGTTGATCACCTATGCCCAGCAGGTCTTTGGTGAACCTTTTGACCACGACTCTGTGATCAGTGAATACCGCCAGAACGCTGAGGACTTTCTGCGCGGGCAGCTCATTAAATACATGGACATTCCGGATTCCATTCAGGCCCTGTCCCCGGAGAGCTATGACACGGCTCAGGACTATCTTACCAACCAGATTCGGCTCTGGACCGGGCTGGAGGTCAGTCCAGAGGCTGAAGATGACTCTTGGCGGCTGGGATTGGGAAAGGCCCTGAAGGGTCACGTCTTGGTGCACAACCTGCTGCGGGTTATGGACGGCCGAGTACGCAGTGTGCAGGATATAATCAGCGAGCTGGCTGAGGCCTCATCCCAGCTCAAAAACGGCGGCCCGGAATATACTCGACTGCTGCTGAACAGCCTCCTGGCCTGTATCTCAGTGGCTAAGAGCGAGGAAGATGGACAGATACGCCCTTTTGTTTATGCCCGGGTCCAGCATTGGTACCGGGAGATGCGGCGCATGGTCTGCGCTGTAAGCCGTACTCCGGAGCTTCGTTTTTCCGACGATCTCACCGAAGATCAACGCAAATACCACCTGCCCCTGCTGCACTGCCGGGAATGCGGCCAAACCGGCTGGATCGGCCGCCTGCCCCTGCACGGGAGCACCTTGCAGACTGATCTGAAAAGCATCTATGTGGATTACTTCAGCAAGCAGCCATCCCAGCGCCTGACCTCCATGTTTCCTGAGGAAGATGGAAGCCAGGCATCTTCATTTCCCGGGTACCGTATGGGGCTATGCCCAGGATGCCTGAATTTGGGCCGCAAATCGTCCGGGGAATGCCCAGGATGCGGCCAGAACGGCCTTATCCCTGTTCTGGTCCCGGAAGCTGCCAGCCAGCACTGCCCGTCCTGCGGGGCGCACAACAGCCTGACCCTGCTCGGGTCCCGCTCAGCCAGCCTGACCAGTGTGATGATCGGCCAGCTCATGGCCTCCAGGTACAACAGTGATCCTAAGTGCATCACCTTTTCGGATAATGTCCAGGACGCAGCCCACAGAGCAGGTTTCTTTGGGGCCAGGACCTACCGCTTCACCTTTCGGGCTGCGTTGCAGCACTATGTTCAGGGCCAGGCCGAAGGGCACAGCCTGGCCCGGGTGGCCGCGGATATGCCCACATACTGGCAAAACCGCATGGAACGGGAGAGCTTTGCAGCCACCTTTCTGCCCCCCAACCTGACCTGGCTTCAGGATGTGGACCATCTGGAGCGGCACGACCACCTGCCGGCCAAATCAGACCTGGGTGATCTGATCAGCCGGCGTCTGCGCTTTGAGACAGTCTCGGAGTACGGATTTGGCAGCCGCATCGGCCGGACCCTGGAGAAATCCGGAGCCTCGGTGATTAGACCTGATGTCCAGAAGCTGGGCCAAGTGGTGGAGCTGCTGGGCCAGATGCTGCCCAATGAAATGGAGGAGCTGCGGACTGCATTCACCAACGGACAGGGAGACGGGCAGACACTTGGGCAAGGAGACGGGCAGACACAAGCTCTGCCCCTACGAAATCACCCCGACGCGGATATAACTTGTAGGGGCGGATCTTGTGTCCGCCCGGCCGAGAACACCACAGCCCCAACCAACATCGAACATACCCTGACTTCTTTTCTTTTGGGTTTGATCATACAAATCAAAGCCATGGGCGGGATCTTTGATCCAGACCTGGAGCACTATATCCGCGACTGGGGCAAAGTCTATCTTTTGAGCCAAAAGCACAGGATGTGGATGCCCAATTTCGGTCCCAAGACCAGAACTCCCGGCTTTGTGACTACCAGGCCGGGGATGGACCGCTTCCCTCAGCTCACCCTCAGCGGGAGCAGGTCATCCTGGTTTGAGTGGTGGGCCTACCGCCATTTTCCAGACCTGGCCCTGCGTCAGCCCACACCTGTGCAGCGATTTTACGGATTGGTCTTTTCCTGCTTACAGGATCACGGCCTGGTCCGGGATCAGTTCCAGGACGGGCATCATATCTACGGTCTGGAGCCGGAAAACATGCTGGTCTCAAACCAGGTTTTGCAATGCCGGTGCTCACATTGCGGGCACTGTATTTCCGGGGCTGCATCCGACCAGGATATCCTGGAGGACATGTTCTGTCTGCGCCGGGGCTGTAGGGGAACGTATGAATCAGCTGGGCAGGGAATGGACTATTACGGCCGACTGTACAGTTTTGGTAAGATCAGCCGATTGGTGGCCAAGGAGCACACCGGACTTTTGGAGCGAGAGACCAGGGAGGAGCTGGAACGAAAATTCAAGGCCCAGGACGGAATCCGAAAGCCCTGGTATCCCAACCTGCTGTCCAGCACCCCCACCCTGGAAATGGGCATCGATATCGGAGACTTGTCCACCACCATGCAGTGCTCTGTTCCTCCCACCCAGGCCAACTATATCCAACGCATCGGCCGCAGCGGACGAAAAAACGGCAATGGTCTGAACCTGACCGTGGCCGCAGGCCAGGCCCACGATCTGTACTTCTTTGCCAGTCCCTTAGAGATGATTGCCGGGCAGGTCCTGCCCCCGGGCGTATTTCTGGATGCTTCAGCTGTTCTGGAGCGTCAGTACACAGCCTTTTGTCTTGACCGCTGGGTCCAGACCTCGGACCAGGCCGAGCCTGTGCCCAGCCGTTTGGGTACGGTTTTGGATACCTTCCAGAGGGACAAGACCACTGTCTTTCCCAAGAACTTCATCCACTATGTACATGGACATCAAAGTCAGCTGTTTCAAAGCTTTTGCGCACTGTTTGCCAAGGAACTGAGCCAGGATTCCATCAATCACCTGGAGCGGTTTGTCTGGGGAGACAGCCAGGATGCCCCTGGGCTGACCTATCGGATCCTGGTTCGGCTCTATGATCTGCTCCGGGAGCGAAGAGGCCTCAAAACTCAGGTGGATCGCCTGTACCGGGAGATCAAGCGCCGGGAAAACTCACCGGCCAAGGATAAGAACTATGAACAGGAGATGGAGGAATTACGCAAGGAACGCTCTGGGCTCATGGCCCTGATAAAGGGCATCAATGCCAAGGATACCTACAATTTTCTCACCGATGAGGGGCTCCTGCCCAACTACGCCTTCCCAGAACAAGGCATTCAGCTCAGATCCATCATCTACCGCAAACGAAGCACCCGGCAAAAAGAACAGAGCGCTTTTGAGACCTTCAGCTTTGAATACGAACGTCCGGCCAAAAGCGGGCTGCGAGAGCTGGCTCCGGGCAACCGCTTCTATGCCGAAGGACGACGGGTGGAAGTGGACCGCATCGATCTGAAGCAGGCTAGTGTGGAACCGTGGCGGCTGTGCGCCAACTGCCCTCACTCAGAACCGGAGGCCACGGCCAAGGACCACGCTGTCTGCCCCCGCTGCGGCAGCCCGTTGTGGAGCGACCAGGGCCGCAAGCAGGATCTGGTTCGTCTGCGTCAGGTCATGGCCAAGTCCCCGGACTGGGCCAGCCGAATCACAGACGACGCCGACGAGCGCGAACCCACCTTTTACACCACCCAGCTTTTGGTGGATGTGGAGCCGGACAGCATCCAGGACGCTTATCAGATCGACGATCCGCAGTGTCCCTTTGGATTTGAGTTCATCTCCAAGGCCACCTTCCGGGACATCAATTTCGGTCCCTTGGGCCAGAACGGACATCCCCTGCAAGTAGCCGGAGAAGAGGTGGAGCGGCCGGGCTTTGTCCTCTGCCGGCACTGCGGCAAGGTGCAGAAGCAAAACGGCAAGATTGAGCATGCCTACGGCTGCCCGGCCAGGGACAAGGAAAGCGATGCTACCTTTGTGCGCAGCGTGTTTTTGTACCGGGAGTTCACCTCAGAAGCGATCAAGATCCTGCTCCCTGTGACCGGGTACGAGGCCTCCAAGCAGAGACTGGACTCCTTTGTGGCCGCCTTGCAGCTGGGCCTGCGCCACCATTTCGGGGGCTCGGCCTATGCCATTGATCATTTGCAGACCACGGTTAGTCAGGAGCCGGTGCCGGACTCCTCCTTGCGCAAGCAGTATCTGGTGCTCTTTGACACCGTGCCCGGGGGAACCGGTTTTTTGAAGCAGCTTATGCGCTCGGAGACCATGCTCACAATCCTGGACAAGGCCTTAGAGACCCTGAATACATGCTCCTGCCAGCAAGATCCGGAAAAGGACGGCTGCTACAACTGCCTGCTGGCTTACAGAAACAGCTACTCCATGCCCACCACCTCCAGACAGACAGCTATCAATATGCTGTCCACCATCCTGGCTTCCCGGGACACCCTGCGCCAGGTTCCCAATCTACAAAATATTCGGGTGGACGGCCTGGGGGAGAGTGAGCTGGAAGTCCTGTTTTTGGAAGGGGTGCAGCGCCTGACGCGTCAAGGCTGGACCGTGGACCTGCGAAAAGAAGTCATCCGGGGCAAGCCGGGAAACTTCCTGCGCATGGGAGATCAGGCCTATGAGCTGGAGCCGCAAGTGGAATTGGGAGCAGCTGACGGAGTTGCTGTCCCCAGCCGGGCTGATTTCGTCATCTGGCCGGCCCGGAGCAGACAGGAAGGAAAGCCTGTAGCTGTCTTTACCGATGGCCTTTCCTTTCATCGTACCCGCATGGGGCAGGACACAGCCCAGCGCATGGCCCTGGTCCAAAGCGGCTGCTTTCATGTCTGGAGCCTGACCTGGAAGGACGTGCATGCCCAGGTAGCCAACAAGCCGGATCGAGTGGCCGATTTTCTGCATCCGAAAGACAGTCGCATGGGCCGGAAGCAGTTTGTCCAGCTCCTAAGCAAGCTGGATTTGGAAGGCTTTCGGGAACTGCACACCAAGGATAGTTTTTCCTTGCTGGCCCAGTATCTGGGCGCTCCCAGGCCCAAGGATATGCAAAAGTACGCCCTGGCCCAGGCGGTGAGCCTCCTGGATCTATCTGGATCCAATGACCCTGAAGTTCGGAATACATGGATGGAGATTTTGGCCGATTCAGCACCAGAGCCTGTGCTCCAGGAAATACGGACCCAGCTGGATCACGGACTGATCGGAAATCTGGAGTCAGGGCCGATTCAGCTCTTTGTCTTTGCCCGGAAAAAGGCCTTGCAGAGTGCAGATCCGCATGGCTTGCGCATTGTCTGCTGCCTGGATGACCAGGAAGAGGCTCAAGAAAAACCAGGCTTTGAACGTAGCTGGATCAATTACCTGCGGCTTTTCAATATCTTTCAGTTTCTGCCCCACGCGGTCTTTGTCACCACCCAAGGACTGCGGCAAAATATATACGCTGATCTTGAGCTTGCCTTTTCAGATCAAAATAGTGCCCAAGGCTCTGCTTCTCCGTCTGAAGAGAATCACACCTGGCAGGAAGCCTTTGACCTTGCCCATCCCAAGACGCATCAGCTCCTGGAGGCCATGCGCCGGGAAGGGTGGCCAGCTCCTGAGGTGGGCTTTGATATAACAGTCAATGAAAGAGTGGTAGCTCAAGCAGAGCTGGCCTGGCCGGAAGAAAAAATTGTCTATTTATTGGAGGATCAAGTAGCTGATCTTGACCTTTTGCAGCAGTCAGGCTGGTCAGTGCAAACAATAACCCAAGCTCAAACAATGAATTAA